One genomic region from Saprospiraceae bacterium encodes:
- a CDS encoding T9SS type A sorting domain-containing protein: MSIISRDYVTKQRDQRAIKLKQSSLQNTNIALPDGLVCQSGASTVNYDGPDEICLGQTIGDFTASFVDRDPNLVKPHYDKFFINEIDPDTQGNDTAEFVEILGPPNTSLNGFVLVFFNGDASNDASYRSLDLDRFSTDSCGFFLAHGPKVPDPHPANSLYDTLITVGNGFIQNGPDAIGLYQVASFPNTGGAATAIGLVDAVVYNNAAPVDAVLRDTLLQTTQFRDNTAASLARMPDGNGLFVLDSTPTPGTFNAGITGYNYVWLLTKNDTILESKEGLNASGFPVNFTLNDEGDYCVYGLSYYGELADFQACGFVSTAQIKDSIAAGYCGTLSDNCQSFNVSGGFSFLSASTTACSTFDANGTYQVILKWLGTAQGPFQGPDYMAMIAGSAMISGDTTCFTSDPIPGGDTLYYRLLNDLCEDTVTNSITQFCDYCSFMIPPDHLEDIGVCDIGPVTITPAGGGIPQIKPAADLFFSEYVEGSLNNKCLEIYNGTPDTVDLDAEHYRVSIYFNGDTNLLTQGIIDLTGKIPPDGTFVLCHNLVSLPAFINASNQLSPNLDFNGDDFIKLTHDGILIDAIGQIGFDPGAQWGSGLQSTQDNTLRRYSQICQGDTDSTDVYLPAASWAGFPINDSAGIGTHTYTAMENIVDYYKFYSGDPLIGGQLLDSGLAYQTTVAAGSTTTIYYTAYHAGYQCESTSDSVKLLSTKSNLICNDFVHVSLPVSNCEKTVFAEDVLQNPGNCSFPVLLSYPQGTTIYKEGNILDRSHIGYKMVFSVRDLYGNSCWGYLMAEDKSAAEYQCKKDTVSCFELGAILSTLDSVVDGCAGTVRYVQQILYSDSACDHTFLGRMIRIVIATDQWQNSNVCQDTFLIKKSTFSEVNGPDKLNLNCDLFAGSPAEFFIPDSLLSYQRDGLISEDFQVVPFLDTFDMYPSPKALCNLKTTYHDVVFPLCGNGMVIRREWDILDWCTLRDTFLIQYIHIEDLAAPRASALSPVLEANANAHDCYGTITRYRRQSFSDCSDHTDAMHYDYPDPAQNGKIVRVEGEILDPIRLPVGVHQVIFTSVDACGHFTEKAVPAIITDITPPTPVCDSHLVTTVDPQTCWSRIYATDLDQGSRDNCQSTLHFAAASMDSIVYWQNYWYGYLEQKCGKTAYWAHINTYQNLIDHWINCYVFGDYVELASCVDKQVVLRAYEADYIPLYDPHGTILTNHEWYCLHATSFGRTELNYSYFKSGFKSVTRPKLDCIDTLRLRYYDAPVFDPEESYLPTQRKKAYCTLSLLDSSRLLTNGCNGIRYNDCMTTVTVVDKTPPVASTPDDIEVFCDGAQYGRAEDICSSSPDKEKNLSDFDCLDLKGQPYFEVECKKENDLDLQDAVDANGLAFGYYSCYNGSLQAHDQDNHSSCDPGSWSPVYCHRWLCQDQYDQSLSKVTDLFSKPYYGVAYDESHGDLIVSDNCGLDTAHTIVSDEQAIQPCGTGWYRRTWKFKDFCGNSTSVSQKIIVLHRSDFEVIFPEDVALACTDLPSLGLALTAKPIISDDECELVSITHTDLRYDIVSESCFKILRTWTVLDECIWSALPHDLHAPEVIVNDTLVADQLNRSCVYRNLKDGGDGYMQYVQIIKVIDTVAPVIELDDKVVCVGDAACLAQLIRLDIKLSDDCDPQGNGVKIQSYIDFDAHAYDQKITSEADADQSLAVVNKILTLTKVPPGKHLILLKAQDLCGNTTELVTRLEVKDCKLPTPYCFDQLSTVIMPSSGNLRIWAKDFDAGSYDNCTAKSHLKFSFGADPSDSSKLITCQDFKNGLSQTFTLNIWVIDETGNKDYCSTSIYITRTLGQNCDSTMGITRPVIKPNQNVVVLPANTTPQPAILESLGVSKKSSISLSFYPNPFSQSTTINIESVSSEIIQYAIVNIQGRVVHQRKTLGQGVHQIKIGKEDLPGPGIYFCQMTIGPNLTVVKLVLLD; encoded by the coding sequence ATGAGCATAATCTCCAGGGATTATGTGACTAAACAACGGGATCAAAGAGCCATCAAACTTAAACAGTCCTCCCTTCAAAATACCAATATTGCCCTTCCTGATGGATTGGTGTGTCAGAGTGGTGCAAGCACAGTTAATTATGATGGTCCTGATGAGATATGTTTGGGTCAGACAATCGGTGATTTTACCGCCAGCTTTGTTGATAGGGATCCTAACCTGGTCAAGCCACATTATGATAAGTTTTTTATAAATGAGATTGACCCGGATACCCAAGGTAATGATACTGCAGAATTTGTCGAGATTCTTGGACCCCCTAATACTTCGTTAAATGGATTTGTGCTTGTGTTTTTTAATGGAGATGCATCAAATGATGCATCCTACAGATCTTTAGATTTGGACCGATTTTCCACAGATAGTTGTGGCTTTTTTTTAGCACATGGACCGAAAGTGCCTGATCCTCACCCAGCAAATAGTTTGTATGATACATTGATAACTGTTGGGAATGGATTTATTCAAAACGGGCCTGATGCGATTGGATTGTATCAAGTAGCCTCATTTCCAAATACCGGTGGAGCTGCCACTGCGATTGGATTAGTTGATGCAGTAGTTTATAATAATGCCGCGCCAGTTGATGCGGTTTTACGGGATACACTTTTACAAACTACACAATTTCGTGATAATACTGCTGCTTCATTGGCCAGAATGCCTGATGGTAACGGCCTTTTTGTATTAGACTCAACGCCGACACCCGGTACTTTTAATGCAGGAATAACTGGATACAATTACGTGTGGCTACTCACTAAAAATGACACAATATTAGAATCGAAAGAAGGTTTAAATGCATCCGGGTTTCCTGTAAACTTTACACTCAATGACGAAGGTGATTATTGTGTATATGGACTTTCCTATTATGGTGAATTGGCTGATTTTCAAGCATGTGGATTTGTTTCAACAGCACAAATCAAAGATTCTATAGCAGCAGGATATTGCGGTACCTTGAGTGATAATTGTCAATCATTTAATGTAAGTGGTGGTTTTTCATTTTTATCAGCTTCGACTACAGCATGCTCTACATTTGATGCCAATGGTACATACCAGGTGATTTTAAAATGGCTTGGTACTGCGCAAGGACCTTTTCAAGGACCGGATTATATGGCGATGATTGCCGGGTCTGCTATGATTTCTGGTGATACCACCTGCTTTACCAGCGATCCGATACCCGGCGGAGATACTCTATATTATCGATTGTTAAATGATCTTTGTGAAGACACCGTGACTAACTCGATTACTCAGTTTTGTGATTATTGCAGTTTCATGATCCCTCCTGATCATTTGGAAGATATAGGGGTTTGTGATATTGGACCGGTGACTATCACGCCTGCTGGAGGAGGTATTCCACAGATCAAACCTGCTGCAGATTTGTTTTTTTCGGAATATGTGGAGGGCTCCTTGAACAATAAATGTTTGGAGATTTATAATGGTACTCCAGACACAGTTGACCTTGATGCGGAGCATTACCGAGTGTCTATCTATTTTAATGGGGATACGAATCTATTAACACAGGGCATCATCGATCTAACAGGAAAGATACCCCCGGACGGGACTTTTGTTTTGTGCCACAATCTGGTTAGCCTGCCCGCCTTTATTAATGCATCAAATCAATTATCACCCAATCTTGATTTTAATGGTGACGATTTTATCAAGCTCACCCATGATGGAATTTTGATAGATGCTATAGGGCAGATAGGATTTGACCCTGGTGCTCAATGGGGAAGTGGACTACAATCCACGCAGGACAATACCTTGCGAAGATATAGCCAGATCTGCCAAGGTGATACGGATTCCACGGATGTTTATTTGCCCGCTGCATCGTGGGCAGGATTTCCAATAAATGATTCTGCAGGCATTGGCACCCATACTTACACTGCCATGGAAAACATCGTTGATTATTACAAGTTTTATAGTGGCGATCCTTTGATTGGAGGGCAACTTTTAGATAGTGGGCTTGCCTACCAAACTACAGTCGCTGCAGGGAGCACAACTACGATATATTACACAGCCTACCATGCTGGATATCAATGTGAGTCAACGAGTGACTCTGTCAAACTCCTTTCTACCAAAAGCAATTTGATCTGCAATGACTTCGTCCATGTGAGCTTACCGGTCTCCAATTGTGAGAAAACGGTCTTTGCAGAGGATGTACTTCAAAATCCAGGCAATTGTTCATTTCCTGTACTGCTCAGTTATCCTCAGGGTACTACGATCTATAAAGAAGGTAATATTCTTGATCGCAGCCATATCGGTTACAAGATGGTCTTCAGTGTCAGAGATCTTTATGGTAATTCATGTTGGGGCTATCTGATGGCAGAAGACAAGTCAGCGGCTGAATACCAATGCAAGAAGGATACGGTCTCCTGCTTTGAACTTGGTGCCATATTATCCACCCTCGATTCGGTGGTGGATGGCTGTGCAGGTACTGTCAGGTATGTGCAGCAGATTTTATACTCTGACTCGGCATGTGATCATACCTTCCTGGGTAGGATGATTAGAATAGTGATCGCAACTGACCAATGGCAAAATTCGAATGTTTGCCAGGACACATTTTTAATTAAAAAGTCGACTTTTTCGGAAGTGAACGGGCCTGATAAACTGAATCTCAATTGTGATCTTTTTGCAGGATCTCCTGCTGAGTTTTTCATACCTGATTCATTGCTGAGTTATCAGAGGGACGGATTGATCTCTGAAGATTTTCAGGTAGTGCCTTTTTTAGATACTTTTGATATGTATCCTTCTCCGAAGGCACTTTGTAACCTTAAAACCACTTACCATGATGTTGTATTTCCACTTTGTGGTAATGGCATGGTCATCAGAAGAGAGTGGGATATACTGGATTGGTGTACACTCAGGGATACTTTTTTGATCCAATATATTCACATTGAGGACCTGGCAGCTCCGCGTGCCTCTGCCTTGTCCCCTGTATTGGAAGCCAATGCGAATGCTCATGATTGTTATGGCACTATCACCAGGTATCGAAGACAGAGTTTTAGTGATTGTTCAGATCATACAGATGCCATGCACTATGATTATCCTGATCCTGCTCAAAATGGAAAGATCGTGCGAGTGGAGGGCGAGATTCTGGACCCAATCCGGCTACCGGTGGGTGTGCATCAAGTCATATTTACTTCGGTAGATGCCTGCGGACATTTTACCGAAAAAGCTGTGCCTGCTATTATTACAGATATCACTCCGCCCACTCCGGTGTGTGACTCGCATCTCGTGACTACAGTAGATCCACAAACATGCTGGTCCAGGATATATGCTACCGATCTGGATCAGGGCAGCAGGGACAATTGTCAGTCGACGCTTCATTTTGCAGCAGCTTCCATGGATAGTATAGTGTATTGGCAAAATTACTGGTATGGCTATCTTGAGCAAAAATGTGGCAAAACAGCATACTGGGCACATATCAACACTTACCAAAATTTAATAGATCATTGGATCAATTGTTATGTTTTTGGCGATTATGTAGAGCTGGCCAGTTGTGTAGACAAGCAGGTGGTACTTAGGGCATATGAGGCAGATTACATTCCTTTGTATGATCCGCATGGCACTATCTTGACTAATCATGAATGGTACTGTTTGCATGCTACATCTTTTGGCAGAACTGAACTTAATTACAGTTATTTTAAAAGCGGATTTAAATCTGTCACCAGGCCTAAACTAGATTGTATAGATACGCTGAGGCTCCGGTATTATGATGCTCCTGTGTTTGACCCGGAGGAATCTTATCTCCCTACTCAGCGTAAAAAAGCGTATTGTACCCTTAGTTTATTAGACTCCAGCAGATTATTGACTAATGGCTGTAATGGAATACGGTACAATGATTGTATGACCACAGTCACTGTAGTAGACAAGACTCCACCAGTGGCTAGCACTCCTGATGACATTGAAGTATTCTGTGATGGTGCTCAATATGGTAGGGCAGAGGACATCTGCAGCAGTTCGCCGGATAAAGAAAAAAATCTCAGCGACTTTGATTGCCTGGATCTCAAGGGCCAACCTTATTTCGAAGTCGAATGCAAAAAGGAAAACGATCTGGACCTGCAAGATGCAGTGGATGCCAATGGATTGGCATTTGGGTACTACAGCTGCTATAATGGAAGTCTCCAGGCTCATGATCAAGATAATCACAGTAGCTGCGATCCAGGCTCCTGGAGTCCTGTCTACTGCCATAGGTGGTTATGTCAAGACCAATATGATCAATCGCTTTCTAAAGTCACCGATTTGTTTTCAAAGCCTTACTATGGAGTTGCTTACGACGAATCTCATGGGGATTTGATCGTTTCGGACAACTGTGGTCTGGATACTGCCCATACCATTGTATCCGATGAACAGGCTATCCAACCTTGCGGTACCGGTTGGTATCGTCGTACCTGGAAGTTTAAAGACTTTTGTGGCAATAGTACGAGCGTGAGTCAAAAAATCATCGTGCTCCATCGATCTGATTTTGAGGTTATTTTCCCTGAAGATGTTGCCCTGGCCTGCACTGATCTACCATCGCTCGGGCTAGCCCTTACAGCCAAACCCATCATCTCCGACGATGAATGTGAGCTGGTTAGTATCACCCATACAGATCTCAGATATGATATTGTATCAGAATCCTGTTTTAAAATACTCAGGACCTGGACTGTATTGGATGAATGTATATGGTCAGCTTTACCGCACGATCTGCATGCTCCTGAAGTAATAGTCAATGATACCCTGGTGGCAGATCAGCTCAATAGATCATGCGTCTACCGAAACCTTAAAGATGGCGGCGATGGGTATATGCAGTATGTACAGATCATTAAAGTCATCGATACGGTGGCTCCTGTTATTGAATTGGATGACAAAGTCGTATGTGTGGGTGATGCAGCTTGTTTAGCTCAATTGATAAGACTGGACATCAAACTATCCGACGACTGCGATCCGCAGGGAAATGGAGTCAAGATTCAATCATATATCGACTTCGACGCACACGCTTACGATCAGAAAATCACCTCTGAAGCGGATGCTGATCAGTCCTTGGCTGTAGTCAATAAGATACTTACACTCACTAAAGTACCTCCTGGGAAACATCTGATTTTGCTAAAGGCCCAAGACCTGTGTGGGAATACTACTGAACTAGTAACGCGATTGGAGGTCAAAGACTGCAAATTGCCGACACCATATTGTTTTGATCAATTAAGTACAGTGATCATGCCTTCCAGTGGTAACCTTCGTATATGGGCCAAAGATTTTGATGCAGGCAGCTATGACAACTGTACTGCCAAATCACATTTAAAATTTTCTTTCGGAGCGGATCCTTCTGATAGCAGCAAACTCATAACCTGCCAGGATTTTAAAAACGGATTATCACAGACTTTTACATTGAACATTTGGGTCATAGATGAAACTGGGAATAAAGACTATTGTAGTACTTCAATATATATTACCAGAACACTTGGTCAAAATTGTGATTCGACCATGGGGATCACCAGACCGGTCATCAAGCCCAATCAAAATGTGGTGGTACTTCCTGCGAATACAACACCTCAACCTGCAATATTGGAAAGTCTCGGGGTGTCCAAAAAGTCCAGCATAAGCCTTAGTTTCTATCCTAATCCATTCTCGCAATCTACTACGATCAATATTGAAAGTGTTTCATCAGAGATTATTCAGTATGCAATCGTCAATATTCAGGGAAGGGTAGTGCATCAAAGAAAAACATTGGGTCAGGGAGTACATCAAATTAAGATTGGTAAAGAAGACTTGCCCGGACCAGGTATTTATTTCTGCCAGATGACGATTGGCCCAAACCTGACCGTGGTAAAATTGGTGCTTTTGGATTAA
- the ytxJ gene encoding bacillithiol system redox-active protein YtxJ, giving the protein MDWTSLTSLDQIQGIDRLPSNKIALIFKHSTSCSISHIARKRLLIFSEKEDLNQVGLEIYYLDLLAHRNISNYIAHHYSVHHESPQVLLIRNGECFYDSSHLDITSEELSEQIFSVAPASI; this is encoded by the coding sequence ATGGATTGGACTTCTCTTACCTCCCTGGATCAGATTCAGGGCATTGATCGATTACCAAGCAATAAGATTGCATTAATATTTAAGCACAGTACCAGTTGTTCTATCAGTCATATAGCCAGAAAAAGATTATTAATTTTTTCGGAAAAAGAAGATCTGAATCAGGTAGGTCTAGAGATATATTATTTAGACCTACTTGCCCACCGAAATATCAGTAATTATATAGCACATCATTATTCGGTACATCACGAATCCCCCCAAGTATTATTGATACGCAATGGGGAATGTTTTTATGATAGCTCTCACCTTGATATCACCAGTGAAGAATTATCAGAGCAGATATTCTCCGTTGCTCCAGCTTCAATTTAA
- a CDS encoding DUF420 domain-containing protein, translating into MDNIIPKYQPQLAKRLNRIALIVSIIVILVVASLRRLHVDTSIDFSWLAAFHSTLNAITAIGLLLAYYFIKNNNIIWHKRLMIANMIFSGLFLLSYIVYHLTTPETKYCHEGGIRYFYLIMLATHIILAAVILPVILYTFIRAYTGQIELHKKMAKWAFPLWLYIAITGPVIYLMLRSCM; encoded by the coding sequence ATGGATAATATAATACCTAAATATCAACCGCAACTGGCTAAAAGGCTCAACCGCATAGCCTTGATCGTATCTATCATCGTCATATTGGTAGTAGCATCTTTAAGGCGACTGCACGTGGATACTTCGATAGATTTTAGCTGGTTGGCAGCCTTCCATTCCACACTCAATGCGATCACAGCGATCGGTTTGCTGCTGGCATATTATTTTATAAAAAACAATAATATAATATGGCATAAGCGATTGATGATCGCCAATATGATTTTCTCCGGCCTGTTTTTGTTATCTTATATCGTTTATCACCTGACGACGCCAGAGACCAAATATTGTCATGAAGGAGGCATTCGGTATTTTTATTTAATCATGCTTGCCACGCATATTATTTTGGCAGCTGTCATTCTACCGGTGATATTATATACTTTTATCAGGGCCTATACCGGACAAATAGAATTACATAAGAAAATGGCCAAGTGGGCTTTCCCATTGTGGTTATATATTGCCATTACGGGGCCAGTGATCTATTTAATGTTAAGATCATGCATGTGA
- a CDS encoding sulfatase-like hydrolase/transferase, with amino-acid sequence MQINWSFKQSITSIILKIGLLYLFYSVCRLVFYFINQGIFGSISAGEWFNILRGGVYFDTSAIAYLNAIFILGWLLPFRSVLLNPIYKGIMDTGFLLVNIVGLLLNVVDFYYFEFNLKRLTADFGHWVGESNVSLILGSFASSHWYVVFLLIALIGAFIYLYRKIPYFVWGNPSVTRFVAVQLVTLAVMIGLVIAGMRGGFKHSTRPITLSNAGAYVKKPEYMPIVLNTPFSIIRTIDKKAYSAETFMNESEARTIFDPVKNYHHPADSFRALNVVILILESYSKEHSGLLNPDLDGGQYKGYTPFLDSLMKQSLVCTNAFANGRKSIDAMPSVLAGLPSLIVPYVLSHNSLDKINSLASLLQPKGYQSVFAHGAPNGSMGFEAFSKIAHFDQYWGKTEYNNDDDYDGIWGIWDEEFLQFFDKSLSTLKSPFLGVCFTLSSHHPFEVPTRYTGKFDKGKLPVHQNVGYTDYALKRFFESASQKEWYKNTLFVITADHSTVAWSQKYNSSVGAFSIPILYYLPGGNLKGEYEKVTQQTDIMPTILDILNFDQSFVAFGNSILDTSANHFALNYINDQYQCIVDGEVLTSIDGKKLTGLNPITSSMEIGESLLGKNSNLEKTKLTFLQAIIQQYNQRILKDKLTETQ; translated from the coding sequence ATGCAGATCAATTGGTCATTTAAGCAAAGCATTACCTCCATCATCCTAAAAATTGGATTGCTATATCTGTTTTATTCTGTGTGCAGATTGGTGTTCTATTTTATCAACCAGGGTATATTTGGTTCGATTTCGGCGGGAGAGTGGTTCAATATACTAAGAGGAGGTGTATATTTTGACACTTCAGCCATCGCCTACCTTAATGCGATTTTCATTCTTGGGTGGTTGCTACCATTTCGAAGCGTATTGCTAAATCCGATATACAAAGGTATTATGGATACCGGGTTTTTATTGGTCAACATTGTAGGCTTGTTACTCAACGTAGTTGATTTTTATTATTTCGAATTTAACCTCAAAAGGTTGACAGCCGACTTCGGTCATTGGGTGGGAGAGAGCAATGTATCCCTGATTTTGGGGAGTTTTGCATCAAGCCATTGGTATGTAGTATTTCTCTTGATTGCGCTGATAGGGGCTTTTATTTATCTGTACAGAAAAATTCCATACTTCGTCTGGGGCAATCCCTCCGTGACCAGGTTTGTTGCTGTGCAGTTGGTGACTTTGGCAGTGATGATAGGTTTGGTCATTGCAGGGATGCGCGGAGGTTTTAAACATTCTACCAGGCCTATCACTTTGAGCAATGCCGGAGCCTATGTCAAAAAACCGGAGTATATGCCGATCGTACTCAATACGCCATTTAGTATCATTCGGACCATAGACAAAAAAGCATACTCTGCAGAAACTTTTATGAATGAATCAGAAGCAAGAACGATTTTTGACCCTGTCAAAAATTATCACCATCCAGCTGATTCGTTTAGAGCATTGAATGTGGTGATTCTGATTTTAGAGAGTTATTCTAAAGAACATTCCGGGCTGCTCAACCCTGATCTTGATGGAGGCCAATACAAGGGCTATACGCCATTTTTGGATAGTTTGATGAAACAAAGTCTTGTATGCACCAATGCATTCGCCAATGGTCGTAAATCGATCGATGCGATGCCATCTGTCCTGGCCGGTCTTCCTTCGCTCATAGTGCCCTACGTGTTATCACACAACAGCCTGGATAAAATAAACTCTTTGGCTTCATTGCTGCAACCTAAAGGGTATCAATCCGTATTTGCCCATGGTGCACCTAACGGTTCTATGGGTTTTGAAGCTTTTTCAAAAATTGCTCATTTTGACCAATATTGGGGCAAAACAGAATACAACAATGATGACGATTATGATGGTATATGGGGTATCTGGGATGAGGAGTTTTTACAGTTTTTTGACAAATCTTTATCGACACTGAAATCTCCTTTTCTGGGAGTTTGCTTTACTTTGTCTTCTCACCATCCTTTTGAGGTACCTACCAGATACACCGGTAAATTTGATAAAGGAAAGTTGCCGGTACATCAGAATGTTGGATACACAGATTATGCTTTAAAACGATTTTTTGAATCCGCTTCACAAAAAGAATGGTACAAGAATACATTATTTGTCATCACAGCGGATCACAGCACGGTTGCCTGGTCACAGAAGTATAATTCTTCTGTAGGAGCTTTTTCGATACCTATACTATATTACCTCCCGGGAGGAAATTTAAAAGGAGAGTATGAGAAGGTGACTCAACAAACTGATATCATGCCAACGATCCTGGATATATTGAATTTTGATCAATCCTTCGTAGCTTTTGGCAATAGTATCCTGGACACTTCAGCAAATCACTTTGCGCTAAACTATATCAATGACCAGTACCAGTGTATTGTCGATGGAGAGGTTTTGACTAGCATAGATGGTAAAAAACTGACGGGTTTGAATCCAATAACTTCTTCCATGGAAATAGGTGAAAGCTTATTGGGTAAGAATTCTAATCTTGAAAAGACGAAGTTGACTTTCCTCCAAGCCATCATTCAACAATATAATCAACGGATATTGAAAGATAAATTGACAGAGACTCAATGA
- a CDS encoding cytochrome C oxidase subunit IV family protein encodes MSGHLTYEESKLVVFKGLRLLAVITLLEVFIALIGNGHIINGFHLAKWIMYPLMISLSLYKAYFIIYEFMHMKYEVKTLAMAVLLPMTLLIWAMIAFFSEGNHWFNDRNYVRTADKIEVKESITPQGEHKEPVLEIQDVH; translated from the coding sequence ATGTCAGGTCATTTAACATATGAAGAAAGTAAACTCGTGGTATTTAAAGGATTGCGATTATTGGCCGTCATCACTTTGCTGGAGGTATTCATTGCCTTGATAGGCAACGGTCATATTATCAATGGGTTTCACCTTGCCAAATGGATTATGTATCCGCTGATGATTAGTCTGAGTTTGTATAAAGCATATTTTATCATTTATGAATTTATGCATATGAAGTATGAAGTGAAAACGCTGGCTATGGCTGTATTGCTCCCCATGACACTTTTAATCTGGGCCATGATCGCCTTCTTTAGTGAAGGAAATCACTGGTTCAATGATCGTAATTATGTGAGGACTGCTGATAAAATCGAAGTCAAAGAATCTATCACACCTCAAGGGGAACATAAAGAACCTGTCCTTGAGATTCAGGATGTACATTAA